One window of Aliarcobacter lanthieri genomic DNA carries:
- the thiD gene encoding bifunctional hydroxymethylpyrimidine kinase/phosphomethylpyrimidine kinase gives MKVVLSIAGSDSSGGAGIQADIKSGFYHKVFMTTAITAITVQNTLGVSNAVILDPKFVVEQINSVVEDFKIDCIKIGMLSSKELILEVFNTIKELDIPIILDPVAISRAGSKLIDDEAINSLKSMFKHALLITPNSLEAKLFFGVENIEDIRSLKDIPTNIIFKNIVKNDETTTDVLLTKDGNIELFIGQKADISNTHGTGCSFSASIASLIARDYSLKDSIDLSKKYIYEAINQAPNFGRGNGPINHILNF, from the coding sequence ATGAAAGTAGTTTTAAGTATAGCTGGAAGTGATAGTAGTGGAGGAGCTGGAATACAAGCAGATATAAAAAGTGGGTTTTATCATAAAGTTTTTATGACAACAGCAATTACAGCAATTACTGTTCAAAATACTTTAGGTGTATCAAATGCAGTAATTTTAGACCCAAAATTTGTAGTTGAACAAATAAATTCTGTAGTAGAAGACTTTAAAATAGATTGTATAAAAATAGGAATGTTAAGTTCTAAAGAGCTTATTTTAGAAGTTTTTAATACTATTAAAGAATTAGATATTCCTATTATTTTAGATCCAGTTGCTATTTCAAGAGCTGGGTCAAAATTAATAGATGATGAAGCTATAAATAGTTTAAAATCTATGTTTAAACATGCTTTACTAATTACTCCAAATAGTTTGGAAGCAAAACTTTTTTTTGGTGTAGAAAATATTGAAGATATAAGAAGTCTAAAAGATATTCCTACAAATATTATTTTTAAAAATATAGTAAAAAATGATGAAACAACAACTGATGTTCTTTTAACAAAAGATGGAAATATTGAACTTTTTATTGGGCAAAAAGCCGATATTTCAAACACTCATGGTACTGGTTGTAGTTTTAGTGCATCAATCGCTTCTTTAATAGCAAGAGATTATAGCTTAAAAGATAGCATAGATTTATCTAAAAAATATATTTATGAAGCTATAAACCAAGCTCCAAATTTTGGAAGAGGAAATGGTCCAATAAATCATATACTAAATTTTTAA
- a CDS encoding glutamate-5-semialdehyde dehydrogenase yields the protein MQDFLQKAKQSSRIIGTLSTEVKNNVLLQIANALEKNSLYIIKENSKDMQNARVNNLSSAMQDRLLLNEKRVIDMANAIRQIASQTEPVGRILDGWVTKDGLNIQKVSIPIGVIGIIYESRPNVTSDTAALCFKSGNVCVLKGGKEAENSNQAIAKILQDVLIKNDLPEQAISLLPDSSREGVAKLIKEDKYVDLIVPRGGEALIRFISENSSIPVIKHDKGVCHIFIDKDANANKVISIVINAKCQRPSACNSIETILVHDAIAPYILTGLKEELELQGTKLKGCAKTLEYIKIDFAQDNDFYMEYLDNVLNIKVVSNVNEAIEHIQKYGSGHSESILSENYTTINKFLNEIDAACVYANASTRFTDGGEFGLGAEVGISTNKLHSRGPMGINDLTTFKYKIYGQGQTRK from the coding sequence ATGCAAGATTTTTTACAAAAAGCAAAGCAAAGTAGTCGAATCATCGGTACTTTAAGCACAGAAGTTAAAAATAATGTACTTTTACAAATTGCAAATGCTTTAGAAAAAAACTCTTTATATATTATTAAAGAAAATAGTAAAGATATGCAAAATGCAAGAGTAAATAACTTAAGTTCTGCTATGCAAGATAGACTTCTTTTAAATGAAAAAAGAGTTATTGATATGGCAAATGCGATAAGACAAATCGCTTCACAAACAGAACCAGTAGGAAGAATTTTAGATGGTTGGGTTACAAAAGATGGTCTAAATATTCAAAAAGTATCTATTCCTATTGGAGTTATTGGAATAATTTATGAAAGCCGTCCAAATGTAACAAGTGATACAGCAGCACTTTGTTTTAAAAGTGGAAATGTTTGTGTATTAAAAGGTGGAAAAGAAGCTGAGAACTCAAATCAAGCAATAGCAAAAATTTTACAAGATGTTTTAATAAAAAATGATCTACCTGAACAAGCTATCTCTTTACTTCCAGATAGTAGTAGAGAAGGTGTAGCAAAATTAATAAAAGAAGATAAATATGTAGATTTAATAGTTCCAAGAGGAGGAGAAGCCCTTATAAGATTTATTAGTGAAAACTCTTCAATTCCTGTGATAAAACATGATAAAGGAGTTTGTCATATTTTTATTGATAAAGATGCTAATGCTAACAAAGTTATATCTATTGTAATCAATGCTAAATGTCAACGTCCAAGTGCTTGTAACTCAATAGAAACAATTTTAGTTCATGATGCAATAGCACCATATATTTTAACTGGACTTAAAGAAGAATTAGAACTTCAAGGAACAAAATTAAAAGGTTGTGCTAAAACTTTAGAGTATATAAAAATAGATTTTGCACAAGACAATGATTTTTATATGGAATATTTAGATAATGTTCTAAATATAAAAGTTGTATCAAATGTAAATGAAGCAATAGAGCATATTCAAAAATATGGTTCTGGACACTCTGAATCTATTTTAAGTGAAAACTATACAACAATAAATAAGTTTTTAAACGAAATTGATGCTGCTTGTGTTTATGCAAATGCAAGTACAAGATTTACTGATGGTGGAGAGTTTGGATTAGGTGCAGAAGTTGGTATATCTACAAACAAACTTCACTCAAGAGGGCCAATGGGGATAAATGATTTAACAACATTTAAATATAAAATCTATGGACAAGGACAAACGAGAAAATAA
- a CDS encoding glycosyl hydrolase: MNTNKLFLIFCSVIIALFFWHYLGEKAILKDETNSFDKLQCVSYAPYGKDESPFLFDKGLVLKEENIRKDMELLSKYTSCVRTYSTVGQELIPKVAKDLNMQVLMGIWIGKEEKQAIAEIAKLKELAAQYPEVIKAIIVGNEVLLRGDTTENQLAKYIKEVKEALPQYQVTYADVWEYWLKYPKIKELTDFVTIHILPYWEDEPKNIHDSIEHIKNVRLEVEKELGTSNILIGETGWPSEGRTREDAQPSKINQAKYIRDFVSLANEHNWQYNIIEAIDQPWKRISEGAVGGFWGIFDKDRADKNVFSGDVSNFPNYLSLAFGSLVLILGFFLIFRKEQTSTIKLITFSAVNTIFSILFMLQVEQYIVISRNYLEAIWAILLLGVQIYVYYQILKHIICKNQYEIISKVAFYLSAISIFIMIVKLAYNGRYENFEIYGLSILAISFIWSYIGNFDRLKFGNFERLFAIILLINTFVMIYSETTMNIFSNILAIISFIFVAILYLGSIKNGSFEKLKKPILYIIVTTIALLLFKNGLIMNNSLGMSCKENGGILCSFVGYIWYLLYFNYIGTAAIIASIVAFLINTRVFVLIALFLSILASMLTNTFLGAIAFIIVMYVITKDSDKKLLD, from the coding sequence ATGAACACGAATAAACTTTTTTTAATATTTTGTAGTGTAATAATTGCACTGTTTTTTTGGCACTATTTAGGTGAAAAAGCTATTTTAAAAGATGAAACAAATAGTTTTGATAAACTTCAATGCGTATCTTATGCACCATATGGAAAGGATGAATCACCTTTTTTATTCGATAAAGGTTTAGTTTTAAAAGAAGAAAATATCAGAAAAGATATGGAACTTCTTTCAAAGTATACTTCTTGTGTTAGAACATACTCAACAGTAGGACAAGAACTTATTCCAAAAGTTGCAAAAGATTTAAATATGCAAGTTCTAATGGGTATTTGGATAGGTAAAGAAGAAAAACAAGCTATTGCAGAAATTGCAAAACTAAAAGAATTAGCTGCACAATATCCAGAAGTTATAAAAGCTATTATCGTAGGAAATGAAGTACTTTTAAGAGGTGATACAACAGAAAATCAACTAGCAAAATATATAAAAGAGGTAAAAGAAGCCCTCCCCCAATATCAAGTAACTTATGCTGATGTTTGGGAATATTGGCTTAAATATCCAAAAATTAAAGAGCTTACAGATTTTGTAACTATCCATATTTTGCCATATTGGGAAGATGAACCAAAGAATATTCATGATTCAATAGAACATATAAAAAATGTAAGATTAGAAGTTGAGAAAGAGTTGGGAACTTCAAATATTTTAATAGGAGAAACTGGTTGGCCGAGTGAAGGAAGAACAAGAGAAGATGCACAGCCTAGTAAAATAAATCAAGCAAAATATATAAGAGATTTTGTAAGCCTTGCAAATGAACATAACTGGCAATACAACATAATAGAAGCAATAGACCAACCTTGGAAAAGAATAAGTGAAGGTGCAGTTGGAGGCTTTTGGGGAATATTTGATAAAGATAGAGCAGATAAAAATGTATTTAGTGGTGATGTTTCAAACTTTCCAAACTATTTATCTTTAGCATTTGGTTCTTTAGTTTTAATTTTAGGTTTCTTTCTGATTTTTAGAAAAGAACAAACTTCAACTATTAAACTTATAACATTTAGTGCTGTAAATACAATATTCTCTATTCTTTTTATGCTTCAAGTTGAACAATATATTGTAATTTCAAGAAACTATTTAGAAGCAATTTGGGCTATTTTACTTTTAGGAGTTCAAATATATGTATATTATCAAATTCTAAAACACATTATATGTAAAAATCAGTATGAAATCATATCAAAAGTTGCATTTTATTTGAGTGCAATTTCTATATTTATTATGATTGTAAAACTAGCATACAATGGAAGATATGAAAACTTTGAAATTTATGGTTTATCAATTCTTGCAATATCATTTATTTGGTCATATATTGGTAATTTTGATAGATTAAAATTTGGAAATTTTGAAAGATTATTTGCGATAATTTTACTTATAAATACTTTTGTTATGATTTATAGTGAAACTACTATGAATATCTTTAGTAATATTTTAGCAATTATAAGTTTTATTTTTGTAGCTATTCTTTATCTTGGTTCAATTAAAAATGGTAGTTTTGAAAAACTCAAAAAACCAATTCTTTATATAATAGTTACAACTATTGCCCTACTTTTATTTAAAAATGGTTTGATTATGAATAATAGTTTAGGTATGAGTTGTAAAGAAAATGGTGGAATATTATGTTCATTTGTAGGATATATTTGGTATTTACTATACTTTAATTATATTGGAACTGCTGCAATAATTGCATCAATAGTAGCATTTTTGATAAATACAAGAGTATTTGTTCTAATAGCACTATTCTTGAGTATTTTAGCTTCTATGCTAACAAATACTTTCTTAGGAGCAATTGCATTTATTATTGTAATGTATGTTATTACAAAAGATAGTGATAAAAAGCTTCTTGATTAA
- the ccoG gene encoding cytochrome c oxidase accessory protein CcoG produces MSYAKKRYFVYLAITLVVMIIPFITINENHILLLSFDKLQFHFLGVAYNVNELYVMPFLLMFLFIGIFALTSILGRIWCGWACPQTIFRVIYRDLIESTILDLRRIKNKQKDIDYSKKLNQIKKYISIILWFIITLIISSNFMLYFVPPEDFFIYIQEPFEHSFMIIFILSVALFLLYDIVFMKENFCVYVCPYSRIQSVLYDNDTKQVTYDFNRGGKIYQNGIQSIFKVNQLKNNEECTTCNACVKICPTHIDIRKGLQVECINCLECSDACSTVMGKLGKPSLINWGSTNKVLNHKKVSLFTKRNITYFVSLFMCIFLAFYFSLEKEQFLVNINKTTELYKVTEDKKIVNNYILTIHNTQDELLTFDIKLQDQENFKIKRAESPTLEAGKRAKIVLIIESLNDMKYVQIKNIPIFIEVSTKEKDFKVVKKLIFSKP; encoded by the coding sequence ATGTCTTATGCTAAAAAAAGATATTTTGTATATTTAGCTATTACATTAGTTGTGATGATTATTCCATTTATAACAATAAATGAAAATCATATTTTATTACTATCATTTGATAAGTTACAGTTCCATTTTTTAGGAGTTGCTTATAATGTAAACGAACTATATGTTATGCCATTCTTATTAATGTTTTTGTTTATTGGAATATTTGCATTAACTTCAATATTAGGTAGAATTTGGTGTGGTTGGGCATGTCCACAAACTATTTTTAGAGTAATTTATAGAGATCTAATTGAAAGTACAATTTTAGATTTAAGAAGAATAAAAAATAAACAAAAAGATATAGATTATTCAAAAAAATTAAATCAAATTAAAAAATATATCTCTATTATTTTATGGTTTATTATAACATTGATTATTTCTTCAAATTTTATGCTTTACTTTGTACCTCCTGAGGATTTCTTTATATATATTCAAGAGCCATTTGAACATAGCTTCATGATTATATTTATTTTAAGTGTTGCTCTATTTTTACTTTATGATATTGTTTTTATGAAAGAAAACTTTTGTGTATATGTTTGTCCTTATTCAAGAATACAATCAGTTTTATATGACAATGATACAAAACAAGTAACTTATGATTTCAACCGTGGAGGAAAGATATATCAAAATGGTATTCAATCTATTTTCAAAGTAAATCAATTGAAAAACAATGAAGAATGTACAACTTGTAATGCATGTGTTAAAATTTGTCCAACTCATATTGATATTAGAAAAGGTTTACAAGTTGAATGTATAAACTGCCTTGAATGTAGTGATGCTTGTAGTACAGTTATGGGTAAATTAGGAAAACCATCACTAATAAACTGGGGAAGTACAAATAAAGTTTTAAATCATAAAAAAGTATCTCTTTTTACAAAAAGAAATATTACTTATTTTGTTTCACTTTTTATGTGTATTTTCTTAGCATTCTACTTTTCACTTGAAAAAGAACAATTTTTAGTAAATATCAATAAAACTACAGAACTTTATAAAGTTACAGAGGATAAGAAAATAGTAAATAACTATATTTTAACAATTCATAATACTCAAGATGAACTTCTAACTTTTGATATAAAACTTCAAGATCAAGAAAACTTCAAAATAAAAAGAGCTGAAAGTCCAACTTTAGAAGCAGGGAAAAGAGCTAAAATAGTATTAATTATCGAAAGCTTAAATGATATGAAATATGTTCAAATAAAAAATATACCTATTTTTATAGAAGTTAGTACAAAAGAAAAAGATTTTAAAGTTGTAAAAAAACTAATTTTCTCAAAACCTTAA
- a CDS encoding sensor histidine kinase: MDIKLDFEINLILFYGITFGILLMTIVYTFVRYLYSKEIFYISYCFMQIFSLIFIIGYSKLYEISHFYKEASFILASISALIFAINYYEGQFIPKITTYKELFINTFLLNIVILTAFYHYILFEYLPYTIIYAVLFISIVFNLKQGFKPTLIYVVGWSFFCIVLFIFDLKNFYITKGYFDLVLLVFTLEAVLFTVSIAYKYNDLKKQNIEFEKMVLQQSKFVKSGEMIANITHQFRQPLNNISYILINIKKRFESGKLDDVFFEKKIEQANEQLIFLSKTINDFKEFYEKSKNIEDFLVKDAIENALTILSADIKKHNISISLDFEVYEGIKVFGVKNELSQVILSIVSNSIDVLKNKEFPKIFIRVLASSAEVIIEIFDNGGGIKPKNIKRIFEPYFSTKEEGTGIGLYLSKIIIEESFNGKLQVQNIKDGAKFSIFIEKSI, from the coding sequence TTGGATATAAAATTGGACTTTGAAATAAATTTAATACTTTTTTATGGTATAACTTTTGGAATTTTACTAATGACAATAGTATATACCTTTGTTAGATATTTATATTCAAAAGAGATATTTTATATCAGCTATTGTTTTATGCAAATTTTTTCTCTTATTTTTATCATAGGATATAGTAAACTTTATGAAATAAGTCATTTTTATAAAGAGGCATCTTTTATTTTAGCTTCTATTTCTGCTCTTATTTTTGCAATAAATTACTATGAAGGGCAATTTATACCTAAAATTACAACTTATAAAGAATTATTTATAAATACTTTTTTATTAAATATTGTTATATTAACAGCCTTTTATCATTATATTTTATTTGAATATTTACCATATACTATTATTTATGCAGTTTTATTTATATCAATAGTTTTTAATTTAAAACAAGGATTTAAACCTACACTGATTTATGTTGTTGGTTGGAGTTTTTTTTGTATAGTTTTATTTATATTTGATTTAAAAAATTTTTATATAACTAAAGGTTATTTTGATTTAGTTTTACTTGTATTTACTTTAGAAGCGGTACTCTTTACAGTTTCAATAGCTTATAAATATAATGATTTAAAAAAACAAAATATAGAGTTTGAAAAGATGGTTTTACAACAGTCAAAATTTGTAAAATCTGGTGAAATGATAGCAAATATAACTCATCAATTTAGGCAACCTTTAAACAATATTTCATATATTTTAATAAATATAAAAAAAAGATTTGAAAGTGGAAAACTTGATGATGTTTTTTTTGAAAAGAAAATAGAACAAGCAAATGAACAGTTGATATTTTTATCTAAAACAATCAATGACTTTAAAGAGTTTTATGAAAAATCAAAAAATATTGAAGATTTTTTAGTAAAAGATGCTATTGAAAATGCACTTACAATATTAAGTGCAGATATAAAAAAACACAATATTTCTATTAGTTTAGACTTTGAAGTTTATGAAGGCATAAAAGTATTTGGTGTTAAAAATGAACTTTCACAAGTTATTTTATCTATTGTTTCAAATTCTATAGATGTTTTAAAAAATAAAGAGTTTCCTAAAATATTTATAAGAGTTCTAGCATCTAGTGCCGAAGTAATAATTGAGATTTTTGATAATGGTGGTGGAATAAAACCAAAAAATATTAAGAGAATATTTGAACCATATTTTTCTACAAAAGAAGAAGGTACTGGAATAGGATTATATTTATCAAAAATTATAATTGAAGAGAGTTTCAATGGAAAATTACAAGTACAAAATATAAAAGATGGGGCAAAGTTTTCTATATTTATAGAGAAGTCTATTTAA
- a CDS encoding response regulator transcription factor has translation MLKNINKNIKILYVEDDDIARENGIEYLENYFETIYEASNAITALQIYEKYKPDIIITDIQMPKMDGLEFVKRIRQKDKNTQIIIITAFCKQEYLLKAVELHLIKYLIKPVNEKDFESALYLCIEALSEDISNIVKLDEDSYFDTFNKTLVIKNEIVKLRAKEMAFLDILIKNKSRYVSYEELEAYIWFDSVMTKDALKTLVKNIKHKLPNDLIQNLTNIGYKIGL, from the coding sequence ATGTTAAAAAATATTAATAAAAATATTAAAATTTTATATGTTGAAGATGATGATATAGCAAGAGAAAATGGTATTGAATACTTGGAAAATTACTTTGAAACTATTTATGAAGCTTCAAATGCTATAACTGCCTTACAAATATATGAAAAATATAAACCAGATATAATAATAACAGATATACAAATGCCAAAAATGGATGGATTAGAATTTGTAAAAAGAATAAGACAAAAAGATAAAAATACTCAAATTATTATAATTACAGCTTTTTGTAAACAAGAGTATTTACTAAAAGCAGTTGAATTACATCTTATAAAATATCTTATAAAACCAGTAAATGAAAAAGATTTTGAATCTGCTTTATATTTATGTATAGAAGCTTTGAGTGAAGATATTTCAAATATTGTAAAACTTGATGAAGATTCATATTTTGATACTTTTAATAAAACACTAGTAATAAAAAATGAAATAGTAAAATTAAGAGCAAAAGAGATGGCTTTTTTAGATATTTTAATCAAAAATAAATCTAGATATGTAAGCTATGAAGAGCTTGAAGCTTATATTTGGTTTGATAGTGTGATGACTAAAGATGCCTTAAAAACTTTAGTAAAGAATATAAAACATAAATTACCAAATGATTTGATACAAAATCTTACAAATATTGGATATAAAATTGGACTTTGA